A single genomic interval of Polaribacter vadi harbors:
- a CDS encoding D-arabinono-1,4-lactone oxidase — protein MKQKNTWVSWNENIKHNYTSLYKITSEEKLSEVIAKNDKIRFFGNKQSSADIAAGTDALIDMTSYNKIVSYDYNKKTVTVQSGLILGDFLEAIEAVGWCIPCLPDINTITIGGALATGTHGTSGKLLSEYMIECTLVLADGSIKTITEEDDLMDAVRVSLGMLGVMSTITFKCEKSYTLHVKERPEKDSEWLPKIKSRLKEHDFLRILWLPHTDKGYVITGDKIKPDTKIVENNGPKYLKHRRNASKILYKYSHIYPWITSIANKILAKAFFSSKKEHKGTLYQATVTKSRGSTLELAEWTIALDKFPQVFDELKTEINKWSNKSFIHIPMDVRFVKKDTSWLSYAYKQDIVTMGCVSRNAATADTYEAFKSVEKIFLKHGGRPHWGKRFSAKDVELSRVYPKWEAFKELRSNLDPTNKFLNPYLTKLVNAKAKKVINEIA, from the coding sequence ATGAAACAAAAAAACACTTGGGTAAGTTGGAACGAAAATATTAAACACAACTATACATCACTTTATAAAATTACTTCAGAAGAAAAACTTAGTGAAGTAATTGCTAAAAATGATAAGATTCGTTTCTTTGGTAACAAGCAATCATCTGCAGACATTGCTGCAGGTACAGATGCTTTGATAGATATGACAAGTTATAACAAAATTGTTTCTTACGATTACAACAAAAAAACAGTTACAGTTCAATCTGGCTTAATTCTTGGAGATTTTTTAGAAGCTATTGAGGCTGTTGGATGGTGTATACCTTGTTTACCAGATATCAATACAATTACCATTGGTGGTGCTTTAGCTACAGGAACTCATGGTACAAGTGGCAAATTGCTATCTGAATACATGATTGAATGTACGTTAGTCCTTGCAGATGGATCTATAAAAACAATTACTGAAGAAGATGATTTGATGGATGCTGTTAGAGTTTCTTTAGGAATGTTAGGTGTTATGTCTACCATAACTTTTAAATGCGAAAAAAGTTATACACTTCATGTAAAAGAAAGACCAGAAAAAGATAGTGAATGGCTACCTAAAATTAAAAGTAGACTTAAAGAACACGATTTTTTACGAATTTTATGGTTGCCACATACTGATAAAGGATATGTAATTACTGGGGATAAAATTAAACCAGACACAAAAATTGTAGAAAATAATGGTCCAAAATATTTAAAACATAGAAGAAATGCTTCTAAAATTTTATACAAATATTCTCACATTTATCCTTGGATAACTTCTATTGCAAATAAAATTTTAGCGAAGGCATTTTTCAGTTCTAAAAAAGAACATAAAGGAACCCTATATCAAGCTACAGTAACAAAATCTAGAGGATCTACTTTAGAATTAGCAGAGTGGACAATTGCTTTAGATAAATTTCCACAAGTTTTTGATGAGTTAAAAACAGAAATTAATAAGTGGAGCAACAAATCGTTTATTCATATTCCTATGGATGTTCGTTTTGTAAAAAAAGATACCTCTTGGCTAAGTTATGCTTACAAACAAGATATTGTAACCATGGGTTGTGTTTCTAGAAATGCAGCAACAGCAGATACTTACGAAGCTTTTAAAAGTGTGGAAAAAATATTCTTAAAACATGGAGGAAGACCTCATTGGGGTAAACGTTTTTCTGCTAAAGACGTAGAGTTATCGCGAGTGTATCCAAAATGGGAAGCTTTTAAGGAATTAAGATCAAACTTAGATCCCACAAATAAGTTTTTAAATCCTTATTTAACCAAATTAGTAAACGCAAAAGCAAAAAAAGTAATAAATGAAATTGCCTAA
- a CDS encoding response regulator transcription factor codes for MSKIKVLLAEDEASLGMIVKESLESRDFTVFHAENGEEAFEIYQTEKPDILVLDVMMPKKDGFTLAKEIRLENKGIPIIFLTAKSQTSDVLEGFNHGGNDYLKKPFSMEELIVRIKALLNRIQLKTNVENIKIGEYVFNLTKQTLEFSSETEQLTHREAQLLFYLFEKKNAVLDRTFILNKLWGNDDFFNGRSMDVFISKLRKKLKKDTNIQILNVRGFGYKLIC; via the coding sequence ATGAGTAAGATAAAAGTACTTTTAGCGGAAGATGAAGCTAGTTTAGGAATGATTGTAAAAGAGAGTTTAGAATCTAGAGATTTTACTGTTTTTCATGCAGAAAATGGCGAAGAAGCATTTGAGATATATCAAACAGAAAAACCAGATATTTTAGTGTTAGATGTAATGATGCCTAAAAAAGATGGTTTTACGTTGGCAAAAGAAATTCGATTAGAAAATAAAGGAATTCCGATTATATTTTTAACAGCAAAATCGCAAACTTCAGATGTTTTAGAAGGTTTTAATCATGGTGGAAATGATTATTTAAAAAAACCTTTTTCGATGGAAGAATTAATTGTAAGAATTAAAGCATTACTTAACAGAATTCAACTAAAAACAAACGTAGAAAATATTAAAATTGGCGAATATGTTTTTAATTTAACAAAACAAACGTTAGAATTTTCATCTGAAACTGAACAGCTAACACATAGAGAAGCGCAGTTACTTTTTTATCTCTTTGAAAAGAAAAACGCAGTTTTAGACAGAACCTTTATTCTGAATAAATTATGGGGAAATGACGATTTTTTTAATGGCAGAAGCATGGATGTTTTTATTAGTAAACTCCGCAAAAAATTAAAAAAAGATACAAACATTCAAATTTTAAATGTTAGAGGATTTGGATATAAATTAATTTGTTAA
- a CDS encoding HAD family hydrolase: MKLPKGFLFDFDGVVVNSFKSHGNAWSSAFRELFNQEIAPFPKSHAGGSPMLIAEYYCSVIGEEKRAEDLFLLKDKHLDVHFTIPTLLPGVREITSFLSDKKIPYGIASNATKQFLKNSVHHLELDFPVVFGVQDYEKPKPAPEAYISLASALSFKKPDFKNIWVFEDSLAGTTAAKLAGMIPIGILTQYSEEELKEAGSQLVFPTLLEAYQYLTE; encoded by the coding sequence ATGAAATTGCCTAAAGGATTTTTATTCGATTTTGATGGTGTTGTTGTTAATAGTTTTAAAAGTCATGGTAATGCATGGTCAAGTGCTTTTAGAGAACTATTTAATCAAGAAATTGCGCCATTTCCTAAAAGTCATGCAGGTGGTTCTCCCATGTTAATTGCAGAATATTATTGCAGTGTTATTGGTGAAGAAAAACGTGCTGAAGACTTATTTTTATTGAAAGATAAACATTTAGATGTCCATTTTACAATCCCTACATTATTACCTGGAGTCAGAGAAATTACTTCTTTTTTATCGGATAAAAAAATCCCTTATGGAATTGCAAGTAACGCAACAAAACAGTTTTTAAAGAATAGTGTTCATCATTTGGAGTTAGATTTCCCAGTAGTTTTTGGTGTGCAAGATTATGAAAAACCAAAACCAGCTCCTGAAGCTTATATTTCTTTAGCAAGTGCTTTAAGTTTTAAAAAACCTGATTTTAAAAATATTTGGGTTTTCGAAGATAGTTTAGCTGGCACAACTGCTGCAAAATTAGCAGGCATGATTCCTATTGGAATTTTAACTCAATATTCTGAAGAAGAATTAAAAGAAGCTGGAAGTCAATTAGTTTTTCCAACGTTATTGGAAGCGTATCAATATTTGACTGAATAA
- the rsmG gene encoding 16S rRNA (guanine(527)-N(7))-methyltransferase RsmG: MDIIQKYFKNLTETQIAQFSKLQELYQDWNLKINVVSRKDIDELYLRHVLHSLGIAKVISFKNGSKVLDVGTGGGFPGIPLAILFPETQFHLVDSIGKKIKVVDEVVAGLGLTNVKTTHGRVEEVKDTYDFIVSRAVAQMETFVGWTKGRIAKKQNHDLKNGILYLKGGDLTEELQKYTSATIYDLPTYFDEDFFETKKVVHLGMKFKG; the protein is encoded by the coding sequence ATGGATATTATTCAGAAATATTTTAAAAATTTAACAGAAACGCAAATAGCACAGTTTTCTAAACTGCAAGAGTTGTACCAAGATTGGAATTTAAAAATTAATGTGGTTTCTAGAAAAGATATTGATGAATTATATTTACGTCATGTTTTACATTCTTTAGGAATTGCAAAAGTTATCAGCTTTAAAAATGGCTCTAAAGTATTAGATGTTGGTACAGGAGGTGGTTTTCCAGGAATTCCTTTGGCAATATTATTTCCAGAAACGCAATTTCATTTGGTAGATTCTATCGGAAAAAAAATAAAAGTGGTAGATGAAGTTGTAGCTGGTTTAGGTTTAACAAACGTAAAAACTACACATGGCAGAGTAGAAGAGGTAAAAGATACTTACGATTTTATTGTAAGTAGAGCAGTTGCACAAATGGAAACTTTTGTTGGTTGGACAAAAGGTAGAATCGCAAAAAAGCAAAATCACGATTTAAAAAACGGAATTTTATATTTAAAAGGAGGAGATTTAACTGAAGAATTACAAAAATATACTTCTGCAACAATCTATGATTTACCTACTTATTTTGATGAAGACTTTTTTGAAACTAAAAAAGTGGTTCATTTAGGGATGAAGTTTAAAGGATAA
- the gldA gene encoding gliding motility-associated ABC transporter ATP-binding subunit GldA → MSIKVSKISKVYGSQKALNNVSFSADKGQIIGFLGPNGAGKSTMMKILTGFIKPNEGNVFVDDIDVLKNPLEAQKTIGYLPEHNPIYKDMFVREYLQFQASIFKVDKSHIEICIEKVGLIEEAHKKIHQLSKGYQQRVGLAAAILHNPTVLILDEPTTGLDPNQLVEIRQLIKDLGKEKTVLFSTHIMQEVEAVCDRVIIIKKGEILVDKKLSTLKENKQQVIEVTFNVQVDQKLFNQFENLLSAVNNQENTWQLTFNSTEDMRSKIFDFAQENNLKILGLTAQNKNLETLFREVTA, encoded by the coding sequence ATGTCTATTAAAGTTTCTAAAATTTCTAAAGTTTACGGTTCTCAAAAAGCATTAAATAATGTTTCTTTTTCTGCGGATAAAGGTCAGATTATTGGTTTTTTAGGACCAAATGGTGCAGGGAAATCAACCATGATGAAAATCTTAACAGGTTTTATAAAACCTAATGAAGGTAACGTTTTTGTTGATGATATTGATGTTTTAAAAAATCCATTAGAAGCTCAAAAAACAATTGGGTATTTGCCAGAGCATAATCCAATCTATAAAGATATGTTTGTGCGTGAGTATTTACAGTTTCAAGCCTCAATTTTTAAAGTTGATAAAAGCCACATAGAAATTTGCATTGAAAAAGTTGGCTTAATAGAGGAAGCACATAAAAAAATCCATCAACTTTCAAAAGGATATCAACAAAGAGTAGGTTTAGCTGCTGCAATTTTACACAATCCAACAGTGTTAATTTTAGATGAGCCAACCACAGGTTTAGATCCAAATCAATTAGTAGAAATTAGACAATTGATCAAAGATTTGGGTAAAGAAAAAACGGTCTTATTTTCCACACACATTATGCAAGAAGTGGAAGCAGTTTGCGATCGAGTTATCATCATAAAAAAAGGAGAAATTTTGGTTGATAAAAAATTATCAACTCTAAAAGAAAACAAACAACAAGTTATAGAAGTTACTTTTAATGTTCAAGTTGATCAAAAACTTTTCAATCAATTTGAAAATTTATTATCAGCAGTAAATAATCAAGAAAATACTTGGCAACTAACCTTTAATTCTACTGAAGATATGCGTTCAAAAATCTTTGATTTTGCTCAAGAAAATAACTTGAAAATTTTAGGATTAACTGCTCAAAATAAAAATTTAGAAACACTTTTTCGAGAGGTTACTGCGTAA
- a CDS encoding GLPGLI family protein encodes MKTIITTLALVFITALNAQNFTGKAIYKTSKKSSIKFGNDQEGISDKMQEELQKRIQKMNQKTFILNFDKTTSIYKEEEKLEAPKTKPGSSGINVISLGGSGSTDVYYKNIKEKKFANKTEIMGKAFLVKDKLKEYDWELSSETKNIGKYTCYKATFTKEVENTNMSIANGETKETTTKETIVTTAWYTTQIAISNGPKDYQGLPGLILEINDGTNMIVCTEIILNPENAATIEEPTKGKVVSLKKFTKIKKEKNDELMEKMKSRKGMDLGNGINIKMGG; translated from the coding sequence ATGAAAACAATTATAACAACATTGGCATTAGTATTTATCACAGCTTTAAATGCACAAAATTTTACAGGAAAGGCAATTTATAAAACTAGTAAAAAGTCTAGCATTAAATTTGGTAATGATCAAGAAGGAATTAGTGATAAAATGCAAGAAGAATTACAGAAAAGAATTCAAAAAATGAATCAGAAAACATTCATTTTAAATTTTGATAAAACGACTTCTATTTATAAGGAAGAAGAAAAGTTGGAAGCTCCAAAAACAAAACCAGGTTCTAGTGGCATTAATGTAATTTCTTTAGGAGGTTCAGGAAGTACAGATGTTTATTATAAAAATATCAAAGAAAAAAAGTTTGCCAACAAAACAGAAATTATGGGAAAAGCTTTTTTAGTAAAAGATAAACTAAAAGAGTATGATTGGGAATTATCTTCAGAAACAAAAAATATAGGAAAATACACTTGTTATAAAGCTACGTTTACAAAAGAAGTAGAAAATACCAATATGAGTATTGCAAATGGAGAGACTAAAGAAACTACAACCAAAGAAACGATTGTTACTACTGCTTGGTACACAACTCAAATAGCCATTAGTAATGGACCTAAAGATTACCAAGGTTTACCAGGTTTAATTTTAGAAATAAATGATGGTACAAATATGATTGTTTGTACAGAAATTATTTTAAATCCAGAAAATGCAGCAACAATTGAAGAACCAACAAAAGGAAAGGTAGTTTCTTTGAAAAAATTCACGAAAATTAAGAAAGAAAAAAACGATGAATTAATGGAGAAAATGAAAAGCAGAAAAGGGATGGATTTAGGAAATGGCATTAATATTAAGATGGGAGGATAG
- a CDS encoding TonB-dependent receptor: MKKILLIAIFLVSWVSTAQINLTGIVKDSIGAPLEMGNVIALDTVAKRIASYGFTDANGNFKLELARNTTYNIKISYVGFKEISEFIRTGDKDITKNYTMVEDNMLDGINIVSKMPVRIKGDTIIYDADSFKNGSERKLKDVLEKLPGVEINDAGQIEVEGKAVEKIMVDGKEFFSGDTRLATENIPSNAVDKIQVLRNYSNVSQLSGVQNNQDRVAINIKLKEGKKNFWFGDVSFGGGQSQDETLYLFQPKLFYYTPKYTINIIGDVNNLGDVVLSRRDARSFGGSFQSQSPSNGTNINLADAGIGFLNASARNANKIETKLTALNFSYSPNPKLDLSGYLIWSGNSNGQRNISDIDYVDPDTPDEFRDTRTEQTSNTGLFRFSTVYKKNFSNQLNYNVSGRFSNEFSNQGIESRVLSDITQTENTTPFTINQDFSYFYTANENNIFALEVKHLYQDEDPFYIASLENDPLNNDDTTNDGFDDAAESLGLDRSNMFYTLEQDRRVKSNQLDAKLDYYYILNQKSNLNFVAGTILSKQNFDSRFFQILDNGSQFDPNPTDIAGYANPATTNDTEYNFTDLYAGLRYRLKEGIFTFTPGFTAHSYNSNNTQFGSETFKDTFFKILPEFEAIAQFKRSESLTFTYKQEVNFTDVNQIARGIVASNYDSYFAGNPALTNATFHNVNLRYSSFNLFNNSNVFSRIGYTKTIDQVNRNTVFEDNSVVSSSNSINSPFDNENFNASLFAGKRIGKIQTRIGGSYSYNKSFQFINEDENTNINKGYSFNTRFGTNFTKAPNVTLSYNVSFSNQENSSRAQEVKSVNHRPSIDFDAYIWNSVTVTSDFSFNEQRQNGVSTNTFSIWNAKIAYRKDKDAKWEYELVGNNLLATGSEASVNQSVLAFTLNERFILPRFVSLRLRYQL, encoded by the coding sequence ATGAAAAAAATACTACTAATCGCCATATTTTTGGTGTCTTGGGTTTCAACTGCCCAAATTAATTTAACTGGAATTGTAAAAGATTCTATTGGAGCTCCTTTAGAAATGGGGAACGTAATTGCTTTAGATACTGTTGCTAAAAGAATTGCTTCTTATGGTTTTACAGATGCTAATGGTAATTTTAAACTAGAATTAGCAAGAAACACAACCTATAATATTAAAATAAGTTATGTAGGTTTTAAAGAAATCAGCGAATTTATAAGAACTGGAGATAAAGACATCACTAAAAATTATACCATGGTTGAAGATAACATGTTAGATGGTATTAACATCGTATCTAAAATGCCTGTTAGAATAAAAGGAGATACCATAATTTATGATGCAGATTCATTTAAAAATGGTTCTGAAAGAAAACTAAAAGATGTTTTAGAAAAATTACCAGGAGTAGAGATAAATGATGCAGGACAAATTGAAGTTGAAGGAAAAGCTGTAGAAAAAATAATGGTAGATGGTAAAGAGTTCTTTAGTGGAGATACAAGGCTTGCTACAGAAAACATACCATCTAATGCTGTTGATAAGATTCAGGTATTAAGAAATTACTCGAATGTTAGTCAATTAAGTGGCGTTCAAAATAATCAAGATAGAGTTGCCATCAACATTAAATTAAAAGAAGGTAAAAAGAACTTTTGGTTTGGTGATGTTTCTTTTGGAGGAGGTCAATCTCAAGACGAAACCTTATATTTATTTCAACCAAAATTATTTTATTATACACCAAAATATACCATAAATATTATTGGTGATGTTAATAATTTAGGTGATGTTGTTTTAAGTAGAAGAGATGCTAGGAGTTTTGGAGGTAGTTTTCAAAGTCAAAGTCCATCTAATGGAACAAACATTAATCTTGCAGATGCAGGGATTGGATTTTTAAATGCAAGTGCAAGAAATGCAAATAAAATTGAAACGAAGTTAACAGCGTTAAATTTTAGTTATTCTCCAAATCCAAAGTTAGATTTGAGTGGATATTTAATTTGGTCTGGAAACAGCAATGGACAAAGAAACATTTCTGATATCGATTATGTAGATCCAGATACTCCAGATGAATTTAGAGATACAAGAACAGAACAAACAAGTAATACAGGATTGTTTAGATTTAGTACTGTTTACAAGAAAAACTTTAGCAATCAATTAAACTATAATGTTTCTGGTCGTTTTTCAAACGAATTCAGCAATCAAGGTATAGAATCTAGAGTTTTAAGTGATATTACTCAAACTGAAAACACAACACCTTTTACTATCAATCAAGATTTTAGTTATTTTTATACTGCAAACGAAAATAATATTTTTGCTTTAGAGGTGAAGCATTTATATCAAGATGAAGATCCTTTTTATATTGCTTCTTTAGAAAATGACCCATTAAATAATGATGATACAACAAATGATGGTTTTGATGATGCAGCAGAAAGTTTAGGTTTGGATAGATCTAACATGTTTTATACGTTAGAACAAGATAGGAGAGTAAAATCGAATCAATTAGATGCAAAATTAGATTACTATTATATTTTAAATCAAAAAAGTAATTTGAATTTTGTTGCAGGTACAATTTTAAGCAAGCAAAATTTCGATTCTCGTTTTTTCCAGATTTTAGATAATGGTTCTCAATTCGATCCAAATCCTACAGATATTGCAGGTTATGCAAATCCAGCAACTACAAACGACACTGAATATAACTTTACAGATTTATATGCAGGTTTAAGATATCGTTTAAAAGAAGGTATTTTTACATTTACTCCTGGTTTTACAGCACACTCTTATAATTCTAATAATACCCAATTTGGTTCAGAAACTTTTAAAGATACTTTCTTTAAGATTTTACCAGAATTTGAAGCAATTGCACAGTTTAAAAGAAGTGAGAGTTTAACATTCACTTATAAACAAGAAGTTAATTTTACAGATGTAAATCAAATAGCAAGAGGTATTGTAGCTAGTAATTACGATTCTTATTTTGCAGGAAATCCAGCTTTAACAAACGCAACTTTCCACAATGTAAACTTAAGATATAGTAGCTTTAACTTATTTAACAATAGTAATGTGTTTTCTAGAATTGGGTATACAAAAACAATAGATCAAGTAAATAGAAATACTGTTTTTGAAGATAATTCTGTGGTTTCTAGTAGTAATTCTATCAACTCTCCTTTCGATAATGAAAACTTTAATGCTTCTTTATTTGCAGGGAAAAGAATTGGAAAAATTCAAACTCGTATTGGAGGTAGTTATAGTTATAATAAAAGTTTCCAGTTTATAAATGAAGACGAAAATACGAACATTAACAAAGGTTATAGTTTTAATACTAGATTTGGTACTAACTTTACAAAAGCACCAAATGTTACATTAAGTTATAATGTAAGTTTTAGTAATCAAGAAAATAGCTCAAGAGCACAAGAAGTTAAGTCTGTAAATCACAGACCATCTATAGATTTTGATGCCTATATTTGGAATTCTGTAACTGTAACTTCAGACTTTTCTTTTAACGAACAAAGACAAAATGGTGTTAGTACAAACACATTTAGTATTTGGAATGCAAAAATAGCGTACAGAAAAGATAAAGACGCAAAATGGGAGTATGAATTAGTAGGTAATAACTTATTAGCAACTGGTTCTGAAGCATCTGTAAATCAAAGTGTATTAGCTTTTACATTAAACGAAAGATTTATTTTACCAAGATTTGTAAGTTTAAGATTAAGGTATCAACTATAG
- a CDS encoding deoxynucleoside kinase, with protein MHVAIAGNIGAGKTTLTKLLAKHYKWKPHFESVDENPYLDDFYGEMERWSFNLQVYFLNSRFRQILELRETGKNIIQDRTIYEDANIFAPNLHAMGLMTNRDFGNYSSLFELMENLVTPPDLLIYLRADISTLVGQIHKRGREYENSISIDYLSRLNERYEAWISTYTKGKLLVIDVDNLDFVKNQEDLGYIIDRIDSQINGLF; from the coding sequence ATGCACGTTGCAATTGCAGGTAATATTGGTGCTGGCAAAACCACCCTCACAAAACTTTTAGCCAAACATTATAAATGGAAACCTCATTTCGAATCTGTGGATGAAAACCCTTATTTAGATGATTTTTATGGAGAAATGGAACGTTGGTCTTTCAACTTACAAGTTTACTTTTTAAACAGTAGATTTCGCCAAATTTTAGAATTAAGAGAAACTGGTAAAAACATAATTCAAGACAGAACTATATACGAAGATGCCAACATTTTTGCGCCCAATTTGCATGCAATGGGTTTAATGACCAATAGAGATTTTGGCAATTACAGTTCTTTATTTGAGTTGATGGAAAACTTGGTAACTCCACCAGATTTACTAATTTATTTGCGAGCAGATATATCCACCTTGGTTGGGCAAATTCACAAACGAGGTAGAGAATATGAAAACTCTATAAGCATCGATTATTTAAGCAGATTAAATGAACGTTATGAAGCGTGGATATCAACTTACACAAAAGGTAAATTATTGGTAATTGATGTTGATAATTTAGATTTTGTTAAAAATCAAGAAGATTTAGGCTATATAATTGATAGAATAGATTCTCAAATAAATGGTTTATTTTAA
- a CDS encoding GLPGLI family protein, which yields MKSIFTLFIAFLTITTFAQKDFQGKATYMSKTSVDMDNFGGGQMSEQQKKQMMERMKNFLEKTYILSFNKNESSFKEEAKLDAPGTQGSRWGSSNGQGSIYKNLKERKIIEDVEMFSKRFLIVEDMEQPKWELGTETKKIGNYTCYKATMVKVDKSVDFGSIFGRRGRGNQQEKDSTKATEKEDVKTLEVTAWYTPQLPVSSGPDSYWGLPGLILELNAGRTTMLCTEIVLNPSDALEIDKPTKGKEVTRDEYNVIIKEKTDELKERFQNNRGGGRGRF from the coding sequence ATGAAATCAATTTTTACGCTATTTATAGCATTTTTAACGATTACCACCTTTGCTCAAAAGGATTTTCAAGGCAAAGCTACTTACATGTCTAAAACTTCAGTTGATATGGATAACTTTGGTGGAGGGCAAATGAGTGAGCAGCAAAAAAAGCAAATGATGGAGAGAATGAAGAACTTTTTAGAAAAAACATACATCTTAAGTTTTAATAAAAACGAGTCTTCATTTAAAGAAGAAGCAAAATTAGATGCTCCAGGAACTCAAGGTTCAAGATGGGGTTCTAGTAATGGACAAGGTTCTATTTATAAAAATTTAAAAGAGCGTAAAATAATTGAAGATGTTGAGATGTTTAGCAAGCGTTTTTTAATAGTGGAAGATATGGAACAACCAAAATGGGAGTTAGGTACAGAAACTAAAAAAATTGGAAACTATACTTGCTACAAAGCAACAATGGTTAAGGTTGATAAAAGTGTAGATTTTGGAAGTATTTTTGGAAGAAGAGGTAGAGGAAATCAACAAGAAAAAGATTCTACAAAAGCTACCGAAAAAGAAGACGTTAAAACTTTAGAAGTTACTGCTTGGTACACACCACAACTTCCTGTTAGTTCAGGACCAGATTCTTACTGGGGTTTACCTGGTTTAATTTTAGAGTTAAATGCTGGTAGAACTACCATGTTATGTACGGAGATTGTATTAAATCCTTCTGATGCTTTAGAAATTGACAAACCTACTAAAGGTAAAGAAGTTACTAGAGACGAATACAATGTTATTATCAAAGAAAAAACGGACGAACTTAAAGAACGTTTCCAAAATAACAGAGGTGGTGGAAGAGGAAGATTTTAA
- a CDS encoding sensor histidine kinase → MKNKKYTWIFYLIAVTIVATIGVQFYWNFKNYEENKQRVTNEIQLSLDNAVEEYYATLAKNNFITIVENQHEDTTSLKESSIGKILQKLKEKNPTKEKPKVTLNNIQITSDDNLSQEKIDSMMNETKKFVTEFNIQNDSLTDKKLKAITISSNFVDDKKGFNLKSDGTKTPVKYFKGKKAADSLKLLTNLKPIFISFLDDSIEYKKIDSLIDIQLKQKKIDIKTSFHHIKKDTVFHQTKDSLLDSETFVVKSKSTYVKNNQGFELVYNNPNFEALKRGFGGISLSLLLSLLIISSLFYLLKIINQQKELAIIKNDLISNITHEFKTPIATVSTAIEAIQNFNVLDDKERTKKYLAMSALQLKKLHQMVEKLLETATLDSEQLLLKKETIDVVEMTERLVNKHKMLANQKELVFSSNLKPIYLNIDVFHFENVISNLIDNAIKYGGNRIEININSILKSTEITIADNGNGIEKSQQEKIFDKFYRVPKGNTHDVKGFGIGLYYCKKIAEKHDGNITLNSDKKQTIFKITIPNE, encoded by the coding sequence ATGAAAAACAAAAAATATACTTGGATTTTCTATTTAATTGCGGTTACAATTGTAGCAACAATTGGAGTGCAATTCTATTGGAACTTTAAAAATTACGAAGAAAACAAACAACGAGTTACCAATGAAATTCAGTTAAGTTTAGACAATGCTGTAGAGGAATATTATGCAACGTTGGCTAAAAATAATTTTATTACGATTGTAGAAAATCAACATGAGGATACTACATCTTTAAAAGAAAGTTCTATTGGTAAAATTTTACAAAAATTAAAAGAAAAAAATCCTACTAAAGAAAAACCCAAAGTAACCTTAAATAATATTCAAATTACTTCTGATGATAATTTGTCTCAAGAAAAGATAGATTCCATGATGAATGAAACCAAAAAATTTGTTACCGAGTTTAACATTCAAAATGATTCCTTAACAGATAAGAAATTAAAAGCGATTACAATATCTTCTAATTTTGTAGATGACAAAAAAGGATTTAATCTAAAATCTGATGGTACAAAAACACCCGTAAAATATTTTAAAGGTAAAAAAGCTGCAGATAGTTTAAAATTATTAACCAACTTAAAACCTATTTTTATTTCTTTTTTGGATGATTCTATAGAGTACAAAAAGATAGATTCTTTAATTGATATACAGTTAAAACAGAAAAAAATTGACATCAAAACAAGTTTTCATCACATAAAAAAAGATACTGTTTTTCATCAAACAAAAGATTCCCTTTTAGATTCGGAAACCTTTGTTGTAAAATCGAAATCTACTTATGTAAAGAATAATCAAGGATTTGAATTGGTTTATAATAACCCAAATTTTGAAGCGTTAAAAAGAGGTTTTGGAGGCATTTCTCTTTCCCTTTTATTATCACTCTTAATAATTTCTAGTTTATTTTATTTGTTGAAAATTATTAACCAACAAAAAGAATTAGCCATTATTAAAAACGATTTAATTAGCAATATTACCCACGAGTTTAAAACACCAATTGCCACAGTTTCTACGGCTATTGAAGCTATCCAAAATTTTAATGTTTTAGATGATAAAGAAAGGACAAAAAAATATTTAGCAATGTCTGCTCTTCAGTTGAAAAAACTGCATCAAATGGTGGAAAAACTGCTAGAAACTGCTACTTTAGATAGTGAACAATTACTCTTAAAAAAAGAAACAATTGATGTTGTTGAAATGACTGAAAGATTGGTAAACAAACATAAAATGTTAGCCAATCAAAAAGAGCTCGTTTTTTCATCGAACTTAAAACCTATATATTTAAATATTGATGTTTTTCATTTTGAAAATGTAATTTCTAATTTAATTGATAACGCCATAAAATATGGTGGAAATAGAATTGAAATCAATATAAATTCCATTTTAAAATCCACAGAAATAACAATTGCTGATAATGGAAATGGCATTGAAAAAAGTCAACAAGAAAAAATATTTGATAAATTTTATAGAGTGCCAAAAGGAAACACACACGATGTAAAAGGTTTTGGAATTGGCTTATATTATTGTAAAAAAATTGCAGAAAAACACGATGGAAACATCACTCTAAATTCTGATAAAAAACAAACTATTTTTAAAATTACAATACCAAATGAGTAA